The Mercurialis annua linkage group LG2, ddMerAnnu1.2, whole genome shotgun sequence genome contains a region encoding:
- the LOC126667467 gene encoding kinesin-like protein KIN-12C isoform X3: MSTSYRIKPNHSPEEANENEFEQSSSSVAVAHNFPPPRTPLNAITDPSQYYTESDTARLGRFSSKKFEAVDRFGSDYGTPALRVSSIRQGRVSSEANSVQSTPAKCSSRVSLGGGGTMGTYGRTKGRDLYSIINNRFSSGNSMENSDYSVQVPHFELDENPSFWADHNVQVLIRIRPLSNMEKVSHGYGRCLKQESSQTLVWFGHPETRFTFDHIACETISQEKLFRVVGLPMVENCMSGYNSCMFAYGQTGSGKTHTMMGEINQLEDNINEDCGITPRIFEYLFSRIRMEEVSRRNEKLRFNCKCSFLEIYNEQITDLMEPSSTNLQLREDSKKGVYVENLTEYHVETVNDVTKLLLQGAANRKMAATNMNSESSRSHSVFTCIIESWWEKGSTTHFRFARLNLVDLAGSERQKSSGAEGDRLKEAANINKSLSTLGLVMMSLVDLAQGKHRHVPYRDSRLTFLLQDSLGGNSKTTIIANISPSMCSANETLSTLKFAQRAKLIQNNAKVNEDASGDVGTLQRQIQQLKDQLSFLTRHFNFSVSAPSCVPNFEESSLASNPHIINSLKEKGEADNQNLISIAHEKVKSMEATLVGALRREKMAEKELLKFEAKIELVNQFACQREEELELARTMLELQEAKNKHLEYLVDGSLPSDHFLMEENKALKEENQLLQARVDKIPQMKCFALDNLRLHEKLQVFQNFYEQGERETLLAETSELREQDGGILEELEECRNINSQLMREVEELKAELRKHSSCTHAAFDALTDSFWKDSVEIRLSDRYSMVETVSTECDYGDEMALTGQAIRNSMFEVGSDRLQSLEKQSKVIAMEGNEEMTALQAKLEKLTKDLEQAKLLNFKYQEDQTSQLSHQHQVEIICEQVEAETTKTIIHLQEKVTALQIELNEKLCCMARENMKLKKNIHDREEEITVLCGEWENATFELTSFLLEGSKSLEDASGQIESIICSFPQANVWIREQVERATRACINKEEAILQLEKSLEDTQKLVIEMELKIRSLKEATLALNEFPQSDCDESIEESINLRMLLNEKIDMIKLLESQLKCKEDHILEAEKRAGAAFLVMKWLSDYHKESLGNDIGRGIHISKWVYPAIEDIDAQISSGSLIIESGNAVDALYMDVEMHLASIRRDTFEASTTYMNYIQDLVKEIQEMRSKFMELKENKTGFQSSAIRLQASKSLMFQPLENQHTLHAVRDELAKGIDKLKIIEDSISKNDYLVEADNWSSDYSLSSYSASDNDFSNEIVVSPNQLDGHTCHSMFSGKIPEEIVDLTFQMDLSAENGTEDLKKTLENSHHNEAMTSCIRKEVKLAITAFNSLYAHLTTILDEKKIVDSSCPGGTNNSFGSRMEIEEVLAPNNSEVASDDKVNHVHASTFICKFEEARETMMEADHMLNALLKANENAKELNEKWKQASEKLMVERSQLVEENEQLKASINLKDEENKLKLDEICNGLVELRESISLFEGCFLQMQRVVNDSCKFLFSDVLHMGNEMLHFICNSRSSLEDIFSEIMEKEFAHFVMHQCVVEATIHRIRNFSVQSEIHPSEQEECHMVTNSSQTVYNNSQDDTVISHNKVAGGEQLGILNETMTYKNLSLEKELQRKEVLLKGLHLEFSFLQEAVSKRKDIKDETQKLILALNEVRYELEMKTSQFDNLLVQYKKFEGYLADSKNALSISNSDLCNAKEKIDTLSKENTELKMQLKDLYLKKSEAEEQMKEQKEVVRGLEKEIIHLTSAVEKEISSSVEGLEEDLRKAADERDQLREEICSLNDQLEVAYALADEREAISVESRHESEASKLYAEQKEEEVKILEHSVEELDSTINVLEKKVYEMDEEVERHKLVRESLELELQALRDRLLTAGNFTDIINSVNATAAQSEDPVSRQFQHRLLELHEAHNQIRLLERDVAQKDEEIKQWKEYISELVLHSEAQASQYQKKYMTLEAMVHEVSSAAAPPPPPDNSGKSSIRTRGSSSPFRCISNLVQQMNLEKDQELSVARVRVQELEAMLASRQKEVCMLNARLAAAESMTHDVIRDLLGVKLDMTNYANLIDQCQVQRLLEAAHNHTEEYKAKEQETLNLKRQINDLMEEKERLLNQPSDASYDCSCILELTQKESELLDAQITLEQLQERDQLLSQQNEMLKMDKTNLLKKVVELDDKLKTLLGKQSTQNQLQRTSKIKEKMDSDHLTKKLAHSEKILSRVTDELAHYQNSSSNQLHFDNRRSSRR; this comes from the exons ATGTCAACAAGCTAtcgaattaaaccaaatcacTCACCGGAAGAAGCAAACGAGAATGAATTTGAACAATCATCGTCGTCAGTAGCAGTAGCTCATAATTTTCCACCTCCAAGAACGCCACTAAACGCAATTACTGATCCATCTCAGTACTACACTGAATCCGACACAGCTCGACTTGGTAGATTTTCAAGTAAGAAATTCGAGGCTGTGGATAGATTTGGAAGTGACTATGGGACACCGGCACTTAGGGTTTCGTCAATTCGTCAAGGGAGAGTGAGTTCAGAGGCGAACTCCGTGCAAAGTACGCCAGCAAAATGTAGCTCCAGAGTTTCTCTAGGTGGAGGAGGAACTATGGGGACTTATGGTAGAACTAAGGGGAGAGATTTGTACTCGATTATTAATAACAGGTTTTCGAGTGGGAATTCCATGGAAAACTCTGATTATTCAGTACAAGTTCCGCATTTCGAGCTTGATGAAAATCCTTCGTTTTGGGCGGATCACAATGTACAA GTTTTGATAAGAATTCGGCCGCTTAGCAACATGGAGAAAGTTTCGCATGGTTATGGTCGCTGTTTGAAGCAGGAGAGCTCACAAACACTAGTATGGTTTGGTCATCCTGAGACCAGATTCACATTTGATCACATAGCCTGCGAAACCATATCACAG GAAAAGCTATTCAGGGTTGTTGGACTACCCATGGTGGAAAACTGTATGTCTGGGTACAATAGTTGTATGTTTGCTTATGGGCAG ACCGGTAGTGGCAAAACACATACTATGATGGGTGAGATAAATCAGCTAGAAGACAATATCAATGAAGATTGTGGGATAACTCCTCGCATATTTGAGTATTTATTTTCAAGGATCAGAATG GAAGAAGTGAGTAGGAGGAATGAGAAACTGAGGTTCAACTGCAAATGTTCTTTTTTGGAAATTTACAATGAGCAAATAACAGATTTGATGGAGCCTTCATCGACCAATTTACAA CTTAGAGAAGATTCAAAGAAAGGCGTATATGTTGAAAATCTTACAGAGTATCATGTGGAGACTGTTAATGATGTCACCAAGCTTCTATTACAG GGTGCTGCAAATAGAAAAATGGCAGCAACCAACATGAATAGTGAGAGCAGCCGTTCACACAGTGTATTCACTTGTATCATCGAAAGCTGGTGGGAGAAAGGTTCCACAACCCACTTTAGGTTTGCAAGGTTAAATTTAGTAGATTTGGCTGGCTCTGAAAG GCAAAAAAGCTCTGGTGCTGAAGGAGATCGTTTAAAAGAAGCagcaaatataaataaatctttATCAACTCTAGG ATTGGTGATGATGTCTTTGGTTGATTTAGCACAAGGAAAACATAGGCATGTTCCCTACAGAGATTCTCGGCTTACATTTCTACTTCAG GATTCCTTGGGTGGAAACTCAAAAACAACAATCATAGCAAATATCAGTCCATCTATGTG CTCTGCAAATGAAACACTAAGCACTCTGAAATTTGCCCAACGTGCGAAACTCATCCAAAACAAT GCTAAAGTGAATGAAGATGCTTCAGGGGATGTTGGTACTCTTCAGCGACAAATTCAACAATTAAAG GACCAATTATCCTTTCTCACGCGCCACTTTAATTTCTCGGTGAGTGCTCCTAGCTGTGTGCCAAATTTTGAAGAATCCAGTTTGGCTAGCAACCCCCATATAATCAATTCCTTGAAAGAAAAAGGAGAAGCagataatcaaaatttaattagtattgCACATGAGAAG GTGAAATCTATGGAAGCTACTTTAGTTGGAGCACTTAGGAGAGAAAAGATGGCAGAAAAGGAACTCTTGAAGTTTGAGGCCAAAATTGAGCTTGTAAATCAATTT GCTTGCCAAAGAGAGGAAGAGCTGGAGCTTGCTAGAACGATGCTAGAACTTCAAGAGGCAAAAAATAAGCATCTAGAATATTTAGTAGATGGTTCATTGCCTTCTGATCACTTTCTTATGGAAGAAAATAAAGCTTTAAAGGAAGAGAATCAGTTGCTTCAAGCAAGAGTTGACAAAATTCCACAAATGAAATGTTTTGCTTTGGACAATTTAAGACTTCATGAAAAGCTTCAAGT gTTCCAGAATTTTTATGAGCAAGGAGAACGAGAAACACTATTGGCCGAAACCTCCGAGTTACGAGAGCAG GATGGTGGTATTCTAGAAGAGTTGGAGGAGTGCAGGAACATAAACTCCCAATTGATGAG AGAAGTAGAAGAGTTAAAAGCAGAATTACGAAAACACTCTAGCTGTACTCATGCTGCTTTTGATGCT TTAACAGATTCTTTTTGGAAGGATTCCGTTGAAATTAGACTTTCAGATAGATACTCAATG GTCGAAACTGTATCCACTGAATGTGACTATGGAGATGAGATGGCATTGACCGGTCAGGCAATAAGGAACTCTATGTTTGAAGTTGGAAGTGATCGTCTACAGAGTTTAGAAAAACAGAGCAAAGTTATAGCGATGGAGGGCAATGAAGAAATGACTGCCTTGCAAGCTAAGCTGGAAAAACTAACTAAAGACCTTGAGCAGGCCAAGTTACTTAACTTCAAATATCAAGAGGATCAAACATCACAATTATCTCACCAGCATCAAGTTGAAATAATATGTGAACAGGTTGAGGCAGAGACTACAAAAACGATTATTCATTTACAGGAAAAGGTTACTGCTCTTCAAATAGAACTTAATGAGAAATTATGTTGCATGGCTCGAGAAAACATGAAACTAAAGAAAAACATACATGATAGAGAGGAAGAAATAACCGTGCTATGTGGAGAGTGGGAAAACGCAACTTTTGAACTAACAAGCTTCCTTTTGGAAGGTTCAAAATCGCTTGAAGATGCCTCAGGTCAAATTGAAAGTATCATATGTTCATTTCCTCaagcaaatgtttggattagagAACAGGTTGAGAGGGCTACCCGAGCTTGCATTAATAAGGAAGAAGCGATTTTACAGCTAGAGAAAAGTTTGGAAGATACTCAGAAGTTGGTGATAGAAATGGAGCTAAAAATAAGATCTTTGAAGGAAGCAACTCTAGCTTTGAATGAATTTCCACAATCAGATTGTGATGAAAGCATAGAGGAGTCGATCAACTTACGGATGCTGTTGAATGAGAAGATCGACATGATAAAGCTGCTAGAGAGCCAACTTAAGTGCAAGGAGGATCACATTTTGGAAGCAGAAAAACGTGCCGGTGCTGCATTTCTAGTGATGAAATGGCTATCTGACTATCACAAGGAATCTCTCGGTAATGACATCGGAAGAGGCATTCACATCTCAAAATGGGTTTATCCTGCTATAGAAGATATTGATGCTCAAATTAGCTCAGGAAGTTTAATTATAGAGTCTGGAAATGCTGTTGATGCATTATATATGGATGTCGAGATGCATTTAGCATCCATCCGAAGAGATACCTTTGAAGCTTCTACAACATACATGAACTACATTCAAGACTTGGTGAAAGAAATTCAAGAGATGAGGAGTAAATTCATGGAATTAAAAGAGAATAAAACGGGTTTTCAGTCTTCTGCAATCCGATTGCAAGCATCAAAATCACTTATGTTTCAACCTTTGGAGAACCAGCACACACTGCATGCAGTAAGAGATGAGCTTGCTAAAGGGATTGACAAGCTTAAAATCATTGAAGATTCTATTAGCAAAAATGATTATCTAGTAGAAGCTGACAATTGGAGTTCTGATTATTCTCTGTCAAGTTATTCAGCATCAGATAATGACTTTTCAAATGAAATTGTTGTTTCTCCAAACCAATTGGATGGACATACTTGTCACTCTATGTTTTCTGGAAAGATACCTGAAGAGATTGTCGACCTAACATTTCAGATGGACTTATCAGCTGAAAACGGCACCGAAGATTTGAAGAAGACATTGGAAAATTCGCATCACAATGAAGCAATGACATCGTGCATAAGAAAGGAGGTGAAGTTGGCAATTACTGCTTTTAACAGCCTGTATGCTCACTTAACCACAATTCTTGATGAGAAGAAAATTGTAGATAGTTCCTGTCCAGGAG GGACGAATAATAGTTTTGGGTCGAGGATGGAAATTGAAGAAGTTCTGGCTCCTAATAATAGTGAG GTAGCTTCTGATGATAAGGTTAATCATGTTCATGCTAGCACTTTCATCTGCAAATTTGAGGAAGCTCGTGAAACAATGATGGAAGCTGATCATATGTTGAATGCATTACTAAAAGCAAATGAAAATGCAAAAGAATTGAATGAAAAGTGGAAGCAAGCAAGTGAGAAACTGATGGTGGAGAGGTCACAATTAGTTGAAGAAAATGAGCAGCTTAAGGCTTCAATAAATTTGAAAGACgaagaaaacaaattaaaactggATGAAATTTGTAATGGTCTGGTAGAACTAAGAGAGTCTATATCTTTGTTTGAAGGATGTTTTCTGCAGATGCAAAGAGTAGTGAATGACAGTTGCAAGTTCTTATTTTCAGATGTGTTACACATGGGAAACGAGATGCTTCATTTCATTTGCAACTCAAGATCATCACTGGAAGATATTTTCTCTGAGATAATGGAGAAGGAATTTGCTCACTTTGTAATGCATCAATGTGTTGTAGAAGCAACTATCCACAGAATTCGAAACTTTAGTGTACAATCTGAAATTCACCCATCTGAACAAGAAGAATGCCATATGGTAACTAAttcttcacaaacagtttacaacAATAGTCAAGATGATACTGTTATTTCTCATAACAAGGTGGCAGGAGGAGAACAATTGGGTATATTGAATGAAACTATGACGTATAAGAATTTGTCACTGGAAAAAGAACTGCAAAGGAAAGAAGTTTTGTTGAAGGGTTTGCATTTGGAATTTAGTTTTCTGCAAGAAGCTGTCTCAAAGAGAAAAGATATAAAAGATGAAACTCAGAAGCTAATTTTAGCTTTGAATGAAGTTCGGTATGAGCTTGAGATGAAAACAAGTCAGTTTGATAACCTATTGGTTCAGTATAAAAAGTTTGAAGGCTATCTGGCGGATTCTAAAAATGCTTTGTCCATATCAAATTCTGATCTTTGCAATGCGAAGGAAAAAATAGATACATTGTCAAAGGAAAATACAGAGTTAAAAATGCAGCTAAAAGATCTATATCTGAAAAAATCTGAAGCTGAAGAACAGATGAAAGAACAGAAGGAGGTAGTCAGAGGCCTAGAAAAGGAAATCATCCACTTAACTTCAGCTGTTGAGAAAGAAATAAGTTCTTCAGTTGAAGGCTTGGAGGAAGACTTAAGAAAGGCTGCTGATGAGAGAGATCAACTCCGTGAAGAAATTTGCTCCTTGAATGATCAGCTCGAGGTGGCATATGCATTAGCCGATGAACGTGAAGCTATCTCTGTTGAATCTCGACAT GAGTCGGAGGCAAGTAAATTATACGCTGAACAAAAGGAAGAAGAGGTCAAAATTTTAGAACATTCCGTTGAGGAGCTTGATTCTACCATTAACGTTTTGGAGAAAAAG GTGTATGAAATGGATGAGGAGGTAGAAAGACATAAATTAGTTAGAGAGTCATTAGAACTGGAACTCCAAGCTTTGAGAGACAGATTGTTGACAGCAGGAAACTTCACCGACATTATAAATTCCGTAAATGCAACTGCTGCACAGAGTGAAGATCCTGTATCCAG GCAATTTCAGCATAGATTATTGGAACTTCATGAGGCTCATAATCAGATAAGACTTCTTGAGAGGGACGTTGCACAAAAGGATGAAGAG atcaAGCAATGGAAAGAGTACATTTCTGAACTTGTTTTGCATTCTGAAGCCCAAGCATCACAGTACCAAAAGAAG TACATGACTTTGGAAGCCATGGTGCACGAGGTTAGTTCAGCAGCTGCGCCGCCGCCACCACCGGATAATAGTGGGAAAAGCTCAATAAGGACAAGGGGCTCAAGCTCACCATTCCGGTGTATCTCAAATTTGGTTCAGCAGATGAATTTAGAAAAGGATCAGGAACTGTCTGTGGCAAGGGTTCGTGTACAAGAGCTAGAAGCAATGCTGGCTAGTCGACAAAAAGAG GTATGCATGCTAAATGCTAGACTGGCTGCAGCAGAAAGCATGACACATGATGTCATTCGTGATTTACTCGGGGTCAAATTGGATATGACCAATTATGCA AATTTAATTGACCAGTGCCAAGTCCAAAGATTACTGGAGGCAGCTCATAATCACACTGAGGAGTACAAAGCAAAG GAGCAGGAAACCCTCAACTTGAAGAGACAGATTAATGATCTGATGGAGGAAAAAGAGAG ATTGTTAAATCAACCCTCAGATGCATCTTATGACTGCAGTTGCATATTGGAGTTGACTCAGAAAGAATCAGAATTACTTGATGCTCAGATAACACTGGAGCAACTACAGGAGCGAGATCAGTTGCTTTCTCAACAGAATGAAATGTTGAAG ATGGACAAGACCAATCTACTGAAGAAAGTTGTAGAACTAGATGATAAACTGAAAACCCTTTTGGGAAAACAGAGTACCCAAAACCAACTTCAAAGAACATCGAAAATTAAG GAGAAGATGGATAGTGACCATTTGACTAAGAAACTGGCACACTCCGAGAAGATTCTTTCTCGTGTGACTGATGAACTTGCACATTATCAGAACTCTAGCAGTAATCAACTGCATTTCGACAACCGACGTAGCTCTAGAAGATGA